The Argentina anserina chromosome 3, drPotAnse1.1, whole genome shotgun sequence genome includes a region encoding these proteins:
- the LOC126789496 gene encoding ras-related protein RABA1f: MAYRSDDDYDYLFKVVLIGDSGVGKSNLLSRFTRNEFSLESKSTIGVEFATRSIHVDDKIVKAQIWDTAGQERYRAITSAYYRGAVGALLVYDVTRHVTFENVERWLKELRDHTDSNIVIMLVGNKADLRHLRAVSVEDAKAFAERENTFFMETSALESMNVENAFSEVLTQIYQVVSRKALEVGEDPAAVPKGQTINVGGKDDVSAIKKDGCCSA, from the exons ATGGCGTACAGGTCGGACGACGACTACGACTACCTCTTCAAGGTCGTCTTGATCGGCGACTCCGGCGTCGGCAAATCCAACCTCTTGTCCAGGTTCACGCGCAACGAGTTCAGCCTCGAGTCCAAGTCCACCATCGGCGTCGAGTTTGCCACCCGGAGCATCCACGTCGACGATAAGATCGTCAAGGCCCAGATTTGGGACACCGCCGGCCAAGAAAG GTACCGTGCAATAACGAGCGCATACTACAGAGGAGCTGTAGGTGCTTTACTTGTATATGATGTCACCCGACATGTTACGTTTGAGAATGTTGAGAGATGGCTAAAGGAGCTGCGGGATCACACAGACTCCAATATAGTGATAATGCTTGTGGGCAACAAGGCCGACCTGCGTCACCTGCGTGCGGTTTCTGTTGAGGATGCCAAAGCCTTTGCGGAGAGAGAAAACACCTTCTTTATGGAGACTTCGGCACTTGAGTCTATGAACGTTGAGAATGCATTCAGTGAAGTCTTGACCCAGATTTACCAAGTTGTGAGCCGGAAAGCACTTGAGGTTGGAGAGGATCCTGCAGCCGTGCCTAAAGGACAAACCATAAACGTTGGAGGCAAGGATGATGTTTCAGCCATCAAGAAAGATGGGTGTTGTTCTGCCTAA
- the LOC126785911 gene encoding probable E3 ubiquitin-protein ligase ZFP1 gives MGQRNMLCPNQMMDLEMYQQGEAYLCPPPSIHFGGSTSIQQPNIHTLVTASGSSTSYDAQHMPERYDNAPFYGMSRYNGQHHHNLDLGVATPANFYYSYMTPSSSSGVLPVPMNHGAADSVTSSSNYGVVGIPADEHGRNSRIMDDLRGPCKRKNPECLPGNFQYFNGSPGPSSSVPPLNIRHPEGVAIMDAVNFTVPPPFVGTGNPPIVEAGPQISMRNRSATTLDSVPTYDHNHLSQGNYVSQHFQPAGTLWLDQHLSSNSGDGSASAWNQVPIPFMHGGNVGAGSMDSVNMGMQRYHDSSSSRSSSIFRHPPPLSHRNQNHHVAPPPMQGLRGHNLNLPHVTTEPSYRLPLSSSRSSTRNPSQNGLEIGRRLPGPNPPTGFRLYRPHQGVVSETALRHHNLAHWRVLGVDEGVILDVPEFGNFGDQHRDMRLDIEDMSYEELLALGEQIGHVNTGLSEDSISKQLKTRSYLPSGSVINLEEAGSPETEVDFCIICQDYYKNQEKIGILHCGHEYHADCLTKWLLVKNVCPICKSEALITGKKDV, from the exons ATGGGGCAAAGAAATATGCTATGCCCTAATCAGATGATGGATTTGGAAATGTATCAACAAGGTGAAGCTTATCTCTGTCCGCCACCCTCCATCCACTTTGGCGGCTCAACCAGTATCCAACAGCCTAATATTCACACACTGGTAACAGCTTCAGGGAGCAGTACTAGTTATGATGCCCAACACATGCCTGAGCGTTATGATAATGCCCCATTCTACGGAATGTCCCGGTACAATGGTCAACATCATCATAATCTTGATTTGGGTGTTGCAACTCCAGCCAACTTTTATTATTCTTACATGACCCCTTCATCTAGCTCTGGGGTGTTACCTGTTCCTATGAATCATGGGGCTGCTGATTCAGTGACTTCTTCTAGCAATTATGGAGTCGTCGGAATTCCTGCAGATGAGCATGGAAGGAATAGTCGGATTATGGATGATCTCAGAGGTCCATGCAAGAGAAAGAATCCCGAATGCCTGCCGGGTAATTTCCAATATTTCAATGGCTCCCCAGGCCCTAGTAGTTCTGTGCCTCCTTTGAATATTAGGCATCCTGAAGGGGTAGCTATAATGGATGCTGTTAACTTTACCGTACCTCCTCCGTTCGTGGGAACTGGTAATCCACCAATTGTGGAAGCTGGACCCCAGATTAGCATGAGGAATCGTTCAGCTACAACTTTGGATTCTGTACCAACATATGACCACAACCATCTGAGTCAAGGAAACTATGTCAGCCAGCACTTTCAGCCGGCTGGAACACTGTGGTTAGACCAACATCTAAGCAGTAATAGTGGAGATGGAAGTGCTTCAGCCTGGAATCAAGTTCCTATTCCTTTTATGCATG GTGGCAATGTCGGTGCAGGTTCCATGGACAGTGTCAACATGGGTATGCAAAGATATCATGATTCATCTAGCAGCAGAAGTTCCTCTATTTTCCGACATCCTCCTCCGCTCAGCCACCGGAATCAAAATCATCACGTAGCTCCACCTCCCATGCAAGGATTGAGAGGCCACAATCTGAATCTTCCCCATGTAACAACAGAACCTTCATATAGATTGCCCTTAAGCTCCTCACGCAGTTCCACCAGGAATCCATCTCAGAATGGTCTGGAGATTGGTCGTAGGCTACCAGGACCCAATCCGCCAACTGGCTTCAGGTTATACAGGCCTCACCAAGGTGTAGTTTCCGAGACAGCTCTAAGGCACCACAACCTTGCGCACTGGAGAGTTCTTGGGGTTGAT GAGGGTGTCATATTAGACGTTCCAGAATTCGGCAACTTTGGTGACCAGCACAGGGATATGCGGTTGGACATAGAGGACATGTCCTATGAG GAGCTTCTTGCATTGGGGGAACAAATTGGCCATGTAAACACTGGGTTGTCGGAGGACAGCATTAGCAAGCAACTAAAGACAAGGAGTTATTTACCATCTGGTTCAGTAATAAATCTGGAAGAAGCTGGATCTCCCGAGACGGAAGTTGATTTTTGCATAATATGTCAG GATTATTATAAGAACCAAGAGAAGATAGGGATTCTTCATTGTGGACACGAGTATCATGCAGATTGCCTAACGAAGTGGTTGCTTGTGAAAAATGTCTGCCCCATCTGCAAATCCGAAGCACTGATCACAGGGAAGAAGGATGTATAG
- the LOC126786301 gene encoding uncharacterized protein LOC126786301 isoform X2: MGRGKFKGKPTGHRHFSTHEEMVAGTSSRPRSFKREEAEEEEEVESEEESSSEEESEKRKGTQGLIEIENPNLVKPKNVKAKNVDLEKTTELSRREREEIEKQKAHERYMRMQEQGKTEQAKKDLERLAMIRQQRAEAAKKREEEKAAKDQKKGEGRK, translated from the exons ATGGGAAGAGGAAAGTTCAAGGGCAAGCCCACCGGCCACCGCCATTTCTCCACTCACGAAGAGATGG TTGCTGGCACCTCTTCTCGTCCCCGTAGTTTTAAAAGG GAAGAAgctgaagaggaggaagaagtaGAATCTGAAGAGGAATCATCGTCAGAAGAAGAATCAGAA AAGCGGAAGGGAACTCAGGGACTGATAGAAATTGAGAATCCCAATCTAGTGAAGCCAAAGAATGTGAAGGCTAAAAATGTTGAT CTTGAAAAAACAACTGAACTTTCCAGGCGTGAAAG GGaggaaattgaaaaacaaaaggctCATGAGCGATACATGAGGATGCAGGAGCAGGGAAAAACCGAACAGGCCAAGAAAGATCTAG AACGTTTAGCCATGATTCGCCAACAAAGGGCAGAGGCCGCTAAGAAGCGAGAAGAGGAGAAGGCTG cCAAGGACCAGAAGAAAGGCGAGGGACGCAAGTGA
- the LOC126786301 gene encoding uncharacterized protein LOC126786301 isoform X1, which produces MGRGKFKGKPTGHRHFSTHEEMVAGTSSRPRSFKREEAEEEEEVESEEESSSEEESEQKRKGTQGLIEIENPNLVKPKNVKAKNVDLEKTTELSRREREEIEKQKAHERYMRMQEQGKTEQAKKDLERLAMIRQQRAEAAKKREEEKAAKDQKKGEGRK; this is translated from the exons ATGGGAAGAGGAAAGTTCAAGGGCAAGCCCACCGGCCACCGCCATTTCTCCACTCACGAAGAGATGG TTGCTGGCACCTCTTCTCGTCCCCGTAGTTTTAAAAGG GAAGAAgctgaagaggaggaagaagtaGAATCTGAAGAGGAATCATCGTCAGAAGAAGAATCAGAA CAGAAGCGGAAGGGAACTCAGGGACTGATAGAAATTGAGAATCCCAATCTAGTGAAGCCAAAGAATGTGAAGGCTAAAAATGTTGAT CTTGAAAAAACAACTGAACTTTCCAGGCGTGAAAG GGaggaaattgaaaaacaaaaggctCATGAGCGATACATGAGGATGCAGGAGCAGGGAAAAACCGAACAGGCCAAGAAAGATCTAG AACGTTTAGCCATGATTCGCCAACAAAGGGCAGAGGCCGCTAAGAAGCGAGAAGAGGAGAAGGCTG cCAAGGACCAGAAGAAAGGCGAGGGACGCAAGTGA